A genomic window from Oceanobacillus timonensis includes:
- the mnmH gene encoding tRNA 2-selenouridine(34) synthase MnmH: MFQDIELLDLLKKQQEDSFCLVDVRSPQEFAEFRIPGSINIPVFDNEERVEVGKIYKQVGPEAAKEKGLEIFSIKLPEFIAAFQALGKEKIVYCWRGGMRSKTAATVVDLMGQQVSRLQGGIRSYRQWVVNKLEQQPSTPKMFVLNGYTGSGKTILLHRLKQQGYPVLDLEGMANHRGSIFGQIGLEPNNQKTFESLLVQELERYGQMPFVLLEGESKRIGKATLPPFLHEAKEASMQLFIHLPLEKRIENILREYNPDEHQAQVIEAFERIRKHIHTPVAKQIADDLEQGNFQSAIPLLLEYYYDPRYEHTLHHYPEDKQMHIHADNLDEALNAVISFIKQEENVNIKL; the protein is encoded by the coding sequence ATGTTTCAGGATATAGAGCTACTTGATTTATTAAAGAAACAACAAGAAGATTCTTTTTGTTTGGTGGATGTGCGTTCCCCACAGGAATTTGCTGAATTCCGTATACCGGGAAGTATTAATATTCCTGTTTTTGATAATGAAGAACGGGTAGAGGTTGGCAAGATTTATAAACAAGTCGGTCCCGAAGCAGCCAAAGAAAAAGGGTTAGAGATTTTTTCTATCAAGTTGCCGGAATTTATTGCCGCATTTCAAGCACTTGGAAAAGAAAAGATTGTTTATTGCTGGCGTGGCGGTATGCGCAGTAAAACTGCTGCAACGGTGGTTGATTTAATGGGACAGCAGGTTTCCAGATTGCAGGGCGGCATTCGCTCTTACAGACAATGGGTCGTAAACAAATTAGAACAACAGCCGTCCACTCCCAAAATGTTCGTGTTAAATGGTTATACAGGTTCTGGTAAAACGATCTTATTACACCGTTTAAAGCAACAAGGTTATCCTGTCCTTGATTTAGAAGGAATGGCAAATCATCGCGGATCCATATTTGGCCAAATTGGTCTGGAACCGAATAATCAAAAAACCTTTGAATCATTATTGGTTCAAGAACTGGAACGTTATGGCCAAATGCCATTTGTTCTGTTAGAAGGCGAAAGTAAACGGATTGGTAAGGCAACGCTGCCTCCTTTTTTACATGAAGCAAAAGAAGCAAGTATGCAGCTATTCATCCATTTGCCTTTGGAAAAACGAATTGAAAATATATTGCGTGAATACAATCCAGATGAGCATCAGGCGCAAGTAATCGAAGCTTTCGAGCGAATTCGCAAGCATATTCACACACCTGTAGCGAAACAAATCGCTGATGACTTGGAGCAAGGAAATTTCCAATCCGCCATACCGCTGTTACTGGAATATTATTACGATCCAAGATATGAGCATACACTTCATCACTATCCGGAAGACAAACAAATGCATATTCATGCTGATAATCTGGATGAAGCCTTGAACGCAGTTATCAGCTTTATCAAACAAGAAGAAAACGTAAATATCAAACTGTAA
- a CDS encoding LURP-one-related/scramblase family protein, with translation MNQLYIKQKVFSLNEKFTVKDQDEKDVYYVEGSFMRVPKTFSIKNAEGKKVALITKKTLSFLPKFFVEVNGQEVFTIRKELSFLKARYTIDAAGIEVRGNWWDMNFQVYQHSEIIGEVSKEWFTWGDSYKVQVMEEEMETSLIALVIAIDCVKADEKGSASTASSTS, from the coding sequence ATGAACCAACTCTATATCAAGCAAAAAGTGTTCAGTTTAAATGAAAAATTTACTGTAAAGGATCAAGATGAAAAAGATGTGTATTACGTGGAAGGGAGCTTTATGCGAGTTCCTAAGACTTTTTCTATCAAGAATGCTGAAGGAAAAAAGGTTGCGCTTATAACGAAAAAAACGCTCAGCTTTTTACCTAAATTTTTTGTTGAGGTGAATGGTCAAGAAGTGTTTACAATCAGGAAGGAACTTTCCTTCTTGAAAGCACGTTATACCATTGATGCAGCAGGGATTGAAGTACGTGGAAACTGGTGGGATATGAACTTTCAGGTATATCAACATAGTGAAATCATCGGAGAAGTGAGCAAGGAATGGTTCACTTGGGGAGATAGTTATAAAGTACAAGTAATGGAAGAAGAGATGGAAACCAGTCTGATTGCTCTTGTGATCGCTATCGATTGTGTGAAAGCTGACGAAAAAGGATCTGCTTCAACGGCTTCATCCACAAGTTAA
- a CDS encoding methyl-accepting chemotaxis protein, whose product MQVILLSIIVILIGVSVYFASRYFLLKNDFHHNKKIINGIKEILAGNIPSKMEESTPDYAIINQFIEFFSRTSEEFLSYTKTVHKKGEKLSETGEYASEKADIVRAAIDEVDRGLQDQLVATEENSASMEDMAQAIEDLSVRTNQISEQSNMTLDLTKEGNQKLNDSLEKLKKFNQTIHTTSDAINILGEKSHEIGTIVDMITGISEQINLLALNAAIEAAHAGEHGKGFAVVAEEVRKLAEQSRHSSSEVSTIVKDIQEETGKVVKSMQQGTKEFNDTNTTIVEVGAMFEKILSATKVIAESNGNSSASTEELTATSQQITASIAEIASISRESVEMFAELIEISDDELDTMQKLVQEAMNIVALENEESRSLFTFNFNNGITELNENKAREAV is encoded by the coding sequence ATGCAAGTAATTTTACTGAGTATTATTGTTATTTTAATAGGGGTATCCGTTTATTTTGCTTCCCGATATTTCTTATTAAAAAATGATTTTCATCATAATAAAAAAATAATCAATGGAATAAAAGAAATATTGGCAGGAAATATTCCAAGCAAGATGGAAGAAAGCACTCCTGATTATGCTATAATTAATCAATTTATTGAGTTTTTCAGCAGGACAAGTGAAGAATTTTTATCGTATACAAAAACGGTACATAAAAAAGGAGAAAAACTCTCCGAAACTGGTGAATACGCTTCTGAAAAAGCTGATATTGTCAGAGCAGCTATTGATGAAGTGGATAGAGGATTACAAGATCAATTAGTTGCTACAGAAGAAAATTCCGCATCTATGGAAGATATGGCGCAGGCTATCGAAGATTTATCAGTGAGGACAAATCAAATATCAGAACAATCGAATATGACTTTAGATTTAACAAAAGAAGGGAACCAGAAGTTAAATGATTCCTTAGAAAAATTAAAGAAGTTTAACCAAACGATTCATACAACTTCTGACGCAATAAATATACTCGGAGAAAAGTCTCACGAAATTGGCACGATTGTCGACATGATTACAGGGATTTCAGAACAAATTAATTTATTGGCTTTGAATGCAGCAATTGAAGCAGCTCATGCCGGTGAACATGGTAAAGGATTTGCTGTTGTTGCTGAAGAGGTTAGAAAATTGGCCGAACAATCGCGCCATTCTTCTTCGGAAGTGTCAACGATTGTAAAGGATATCCAAGAGGAAACGGGAAAAGTTGTCAAGTCAATGCAACAGGGCACAAAAGAATTTAACGATACAAATACGACTATTGTTGAGGTGGGAGCAATGTTTGAAAAGATATTATCCGCAACGAAGGTTATCGCTGAAAGTAATGGAAATTCTTCTGCAAGTACAGAAGAATTAACTGCTACCTCTCAGCAGATAACAGCATCAATTGCTGAGATAGCATCTATCTCTCGAGAGTCAGTTGAAATGTTTGCTGAATTAATAGAAATTAGTGATGATGAGCTCGATACTATGCAAAAACTTGTTCAAGAAGCAATGAATATTGTAGCTTTAGAAAATGAGGAGAGCAGATCTTTATTTACATTTAATTTTAATAATGGGATTACGGAATTAAATGAAAATAAGGCTCGTGAAGCAGTATAA